From Novosphingobium resinovorum, the proteins below share one genomic window:
- a CDS encoding NADP-dependent malic enzyme, with the protein MSDKSKVQFTDREALFYHQTQRPGKIEIIASKPMATQRDLSLAYSPGVAVPVQAIADDPATAYDYTAKGNLVAVISNGTAILGMGNLGALASKPVMEGKAVLFKRFADVDSIDIELASEDTDALIEAIAMMEPSFGGINLEDIKAPECFIIEQTLRERMNIPVMHDDQHGTAIIAAAGLINACLITGRKLDEIKVVVNGAGASALACTSLIKSMGVKHENVLVCDTKGVIYPGRERVDQFKSAHAVSTDKRTLTEALVGADVVLGLSAKGAITPEMVKSMAPEPIIFAMANPDPEITPPDAKAVRPDAIVATGRSDYPNQVNNVLGFPFIFRGALDVRATAINEEMKIAAATAIAELAREQVHEDVAAAYGGETQQFGRDYIIPAPFDPRLMEVVPMAVAKAAMDSGVAQKPIEDFEAYRDQLKARLNPTTSVLTRVYEQLKANPKRVIFAEADNEVVLRAAIQYRDFGYGEPILVGRTQTILDRMADLGVPNPESFHIENSMVSEHVQPMVEMLYDRLQRRGFLKRDVQRMCNTDRNIFASGLLKLGVGDAMVTGMTRPFAQSMKEVRRVLDPAEGELPCGIHMMVGKNHTVFMADTTINERPTAEELVVIAKETAAVARKLGHEPRVAFLSYSTFGNPAGKWLDATREAIQLLDQQQVDFEYEGEMAPDAALNPKIMELYPFCRLSAPANVLVMPGLQSANISAKLLKEIGGTTSIGPMLLGMEKPVQIVPMTAIAPDVLTLAALAAAGITG; encoded by the coding sequence TTGTCCGATAAGTCCAAGGTCCAGTTCACCGATCGCGAGGCGCTGTTCTACCACCAGACCCAGCGTCCGGGTAAGATCGAGATCATCGCCTCCAAGCCGATGGCCACCCAGCGCGACCTCAGCCTCGCGTATTCGCCGGGCGTCGCCGTGCCGGTGCAGGCCATCGCCGACGATCCCGCCACCGCCTACGACTACACCGCCAAGGGCAACCTCGTCGCGGTGATCTCGAACGGCACCGCGATCCTGGGCATGGGCAACCTCGGCGCGCTGGCGTCGAAGCCGGTGATGGAAGGCAAGGCGGTCCTGTTCAAGCGCTTCGCCGACGTCGATTCGATCGACATCGAACTCGCCAGCGAGGACACCGACGCGCTGATCGAGGCCATCGCGATGATGGAGCCCAGCTTCGGCGGCATCAACCTTGAAGACATCAAGGCGCCGGAATGCTTCATCATCGAGCAGACCCTGCGCGAACGCATGAACATCCCGGTCATGCACGACGACCAGCACGGCACCGCGATCATCGCGGCGGCGGGCCTCATCAACGCCTGCCTCATCACCGGCCGCAAGCTGGACGAGATCAAGGTCGTGGTGAACGGCGCGGGCGCCTCGGCGCTGGCCTGCACCTCGCTCATCAAGTCCATGGGCGTGAAGCATGAGAACGTCCTCGTCTGCGACACCAAGGGCGTGATCTATCCGGGCCGCGAGCGCGTGGACCAGTTCAAGTCCGCCCACGCCGTCTCGACCGACAAGCGCACGCTGACCGAAGCCCTCGTTGGCGCTGACGTCGTCCTCGGCCTCTCGGCCAAGGGCGCGATCACTCCCGAGATGGTCAAGTCGATGGCGCCCGAGCCGATCATCTTCGCGATGGCCAACCCGGACCCGGAGATCACCCCGCCCGACGCCAAGGCAGTGCGCCCCGACGCGATCGTCGCCACCGGCCGTTCGGATTACCCGAACCAGGTCAACAACGTGCTCGGCTTCCCCTTCATCTTCCGCGGCGCGCTCGACGTGCGGGCGACCGCGATCAACGAGGAGATGAAGATCGCCGCCGCCACCGCCATCGCCGAACTGGCGCGCGAGCAGGTCCACGAGGACGTCGCGGCGGCCTACGGCGGCGAGACGCAGCAGTTCGGCCGCGACTACATCATCCCCGCGCCGTTCGATCCGCGCCTGATGGAAGTGGTGCCGATGGCCGTGGCCAAGGCCGCGATGGATTCGGGCGTTGCCCAGAAGCCGATCGAGGACTTCGAAGCCTACCGCGACCAGCTCAAGGCCCGCCTCAACCCGACCACCTCGGTCCTCACCCGCGTCTACGAGCAGCTGAAAGCCAACCCCAAGCGCGTGATCTTCGCCGAGGCCGACAACGAAGTCGTCCTGCGCGCCGCGATCCAGTACCGCGACTTCGGCTACGGCGAGCCGATCCTGGTGGGCCGCACCCAGACCATCCTCGACCGGATGGCGGACCTCGGCGTGCCCAACCCCGAGAGCTTCCACATCGAGAACTCGATGGTGTCCGAGCACGTCCAGCCGATGGTGGAGATGCTCTACGACCGCTTGCAGCGCCGCGGCTTCCTGAAGCGCGACGTGCAGCGCATGTGCAACACCGACCGCAACATCTTCGCCTCCGGCCTGCTCAAGCTGGGCGTCGGCGATGCGATGGTGACGGGCATGACCCGGCCCTTCGCGCAGTCGATGAAGGAAGTGCGCCGCGTGCTCGACCCGGCCGAGGGCGAACTGCCCTGCGGCATTCACATGATGGTCGGCAAGAACCACACCGTCTTCATGGCCGACACCACCATCAACGAGCGCCCCACCGCCGAGGAACTGGTGGTCATCGCCAAGGAAACCGCCGCCGTCGCCCGCAAGCTGGGCCACGAACCGCGCGTCGCCTTCCTCAGCTACTCGACCTTCGGCAACCCTGCGGGCAAGTGGCTCGACGCCACGCGCGAGGCGATCCAGCTGCTTGACCAGCAGCAGGTCGACTTCGAATACGAGGGCGAGATGGCCCCCGACGCGGCGCTTAACCCCAAGATCATGGAACTCTACCCGTTCTGCCGCCTGTCCGCTCCGGCGAACGTGCTGGTCATGCCGGGCCTGCAGTCGGCCAACATCTCGGCCAAGCTGCTCAAGGAAATCGGCGGCACGACCTCGATCGGGCCGATGCTGCTGGGCATGGAAAAGCCGGTGCAGATCGTGCCGATGACCGCCATCGCGCCGGACGTTCTCACGCTGGCGGCGCTGGCGGCTGCGGGGATCACGGGCTGA
- the trmB gene encoding tRNA (guanine(46)-N(7))-methyltransferase TrmB: protein MTAYKSGDPTTLNRLYGRAKGKPLRAAQQSLVDDLLPRISMPEEGPITAQVLFGDDRPLHFEVGFGGGEHMAQRADMLPDHGFIGAEPFLNGVAQALTHVSGDNGAHPPIGNVRIHHGDALEALERIPDGSLSFLYLLHPDPWPKARHAKRRMMNDGPVDMFAAKLRPGGEFRFGTDHAIYLRHALMVMQRHTEQFEWLCEKPGDFQVRPGGWPQTRYEHKARTVYGHEVWYFRYRRK, encoded by the coding sequence ATGACGGCTTACAAATCCGGCGATCCGACCACGCTCAACCGCCTCTACGGCCGCGCCAAGGGCAAACCCCTGCGCGCTGCGCAGCAGAGCCTCGTCGACGACCTGCTCCCGCGTATCTCCATGCCCGAGGAAGGCCCGATCACCGCGCAGGTGCTGTTCGGCGACGATCGCCCGCTCCACTTCGAGGTCGGTTTCGGTGGCGGCGAGCACATGGCGCAGCGCGCCGACATGCTGCCCGATCACGGCTTCATCGGTGCCGAACCGTTCCTCAACGGCGTGGCGCAGGCGCTCACCCACGTCAGCGGCGACAACGGCGCGCATCCGCCGATCGGCAACGTGCGCATCCATCACGGCGATGCGCTGGAAGCGCTGGAGCGCATCCCGGACGGCTCGCTCTCGTTCCTCTACCTGCTGCACCCGGACCCCTGGCCCAAGGCGCGCCACGCCAAGCGCCGGATGATGAACGACGGTCCGGTCGACATGTTCGCCGCCAAGCTCAGGCCCGGCGGCGAGTTCCGCTTCGGCACCGACCACGCGATCTACCTGCGCCATGCGCTGATGGTGATGCAGCGGCATACCGAACAGTTCGAATGGCTATGCGAGAAGCCCGGCGATTTTCAGGTTCGCCCGGGCGGCTGGCCGCAGACGCGCTACGAGCACAAGGCGCGTACGGTTTACGGGCATGAGGTCTGGTATTTCCGTTACAGGCGGAAGTAG
- a CDS encoding CidA/LrgA family protein, producing MRIAEHVSPCFIPVMLRAIFLLLACQLAGEAIHRITSLPLPGAVIGMVLLVGWLALVPRERPTLTVVTGWLTAHLSIMFVPAAVGLIEEGPVLSRYGVGLVTATVASTLLTLIVTALVFRWAFVRFAPEGEA from the coding sequence ATGCGGATTGCCGAGCATGTGTCGCCCTGCTTTATCCCGGTCATGCTGCGCGCCATCTTCCTCCTTCTCGCCTGCCAGCTTGCGGGCGAAGCGATCCATCGCATCACGAGCCTGCCCCTGCCGGGCGCGGTCATCGGCATGGTCCTGCTGGTCGGATGGCTGGCGCTGGTCCCGCGCGAGCGGCCGACGCTGACCGTGGTGACCGGCTGGCTCACCGCGCACCTGTCCATCATGTTCGTCCCCGCCGCCGTCGGGCTGATCGAGGAAGGCCCGGTTCTTTCGCGGTACGGCGTGGGGCTGGTGACGGCCACGGTGGCCTCCACGCTGCTGACGCTGATCGTGACGGCGCTGGTATTCCGCTGGGCCTTCGTCCGGTTCGCGCCGGAGGGCGAGGCGTGA
- a CDS encoding LrgB family protein: MSDPALLATPLLWLTVTLGVFEVFDSLSKRCDRHPLLHPVLWSTPVLIALLLASGTSYETYKAATFPVSFLLGPAVVGLAVPVWRERARIRRLAIPIVLALGAGAVTSIVSAVGVLALFGAPREILASIAPRATTTPVAMAVAGQLGGVPALAAVIVLFAGVFGAMVATPLLNALGLGGYRARGFALGVAAHGIGTARAFQVDATAGAMASLAMALNAVVTAALLSVVALLV; encoded by the coding sequence GTGAGCGATCCCGCACTGCTGGCGACCCCGCTGCTCTGGCTGACGGTCACGCTGGGCGTGTTCGAGGTCTTCGACTCCCTATCAAAGCGCTGCGACCGCCATCCGCTGCTGCATCCGGTGCTCTGGAGTACGCCGGTGCTGATCGCCTTGCTGCTGGCGAGCGGCACCTCCTACGAGACATACAAGGCCGCGACCTTCCCGGTCAGCTTCCTGCTCGGCCCGGCGGTCGTCGGGCTGGCGGTGCCGGTCTGGCGCGAGCGGGCACGCATTCGCCGGCTGGCCATACCGATCGTGCTGGCGCTGGGTGCGGGCGCGGTGACCTCGATCGTCAGCGCGGTCGGCGTGCTGGCGCTTTTCGGCGCGCCGCGCGAGATTCTCGCCTCGATCGCGCCGAGGGCGACCACCACGCCCGTCGCGATGGCGGTGGCGGGACAGCTTGGCGGCGTCCCGGCACTGGCGGCGGTGATCGTGCTGTTCGCGGGCGTCTTCGGCGCGATGGTCGCGACGCCGCTGCTCAATGCGCTGGGTCTGGGTGGCTACCGCGCGCGCGGCTTTGCCCTCGGCGTTGCCGCACACGGGATCGGCACCGCGCGGGCGTTTCAGGTGGACGCGACGGCTGGCGCGATGGCGAGTCTGGCGATGGCGCTCAATGCCGTGGTGACGGCGGCGCTGCTGTCGGTGGTGGCGCTGCTGGTTTAA
- the ctrA gene encoding response regulator transcription factor CtrA yields the protein MRVLLIEDEPTTARAIELMLTAEGFNVYSTDLGEEGLDLGKLYDYDIILLDLNLPDMHGYDVLKKLRVAKVQTPVLILSGISEMDSKVRSFGFGADDYVTKPFHREELIARIHAVVRRSKGHSQSVIRTGKLVTNLDAKTVEVDGARVHLTGKEYAMLELLSLRKGTTLTKEMFLNHLYGGMDEPELKIIDVFICKLRKKLAHACGGANYIETVWGRGYVLRDPDEAAEAA from the coding sequence ATGCGAGTGCTGCTGATCGAGGATGAACCGACCACGGCCCGGGCTATCGAGCTCATGCTGACGGCGGAAGGATTCAACGTCTACTCCACCGATCTGGGCGAGGAAGGCCTCGATCTGGGCAAGTTGTACGACTACGACATCATCCTTCTCGACCTCAACCTGCCCGACATGCACGGCTACGACGTGCTGAAGAAGCTGCGCGTCGCCAAGGTGCAGACGCCGGTGCTGATCCTGTCGGGCATCTCTGAGATGGACAGCAAGGTCCGCTCGTTCGGCTTCGGCGCGGACGACTACGTGACCAAGCCGTTCCACCGCGAGGAACTGATCGCCCGCATTCACGCCGTCGTGCGCCGCTCCAAGGGCCACTCGCAGTCGGTCATCCGCACCGGCAAGCTGGTCACCAACCTCGACGCCAAGACGGTCGAGGTCGATGGCGCCCGCGTGCACCTGACCGGCAAGGAATACGCGATGCTGGAACTGCTCTCGCTGCGCAAGGGCACCACGCTGACCAAGGAAATGTTCCTCAACCACCTTTACGGCGGCATGGACGAGCCCGAACTGAAAATCATCGACGTCTTCATCTGCAAGCTGCGCAAGAAGCTCGCGCATGCCTGCGGCGGCGCCAACTACATCGAGACGGTGTGGGGCCGCGGCTACGTCCTGCGCGATCCGGACGAGGCTGCCGAAGCGGCATAA
- a CDS encoding putative O-glycosylation ligase, exosortase A system-associated, whose product MLNLALTGFFAAMMLLGFKRPFLWVLCYLYVDIVAPQIISWGFLTRLPISLIAFSAAFLGWLVFDDKRDSRFSWRQGLIGVLLLYCAMTTFTADYPEEALTKWSWVWKALVFALFLPLTLRTRLRIEAVALAMVLSASALIIDGGLKTAMGGGGYGSLIIFVENNTGLYEGSIISCVAIALIPVAVWLARYGTIFPPDWKVWLFTGALIFACSLIPIGTQARTGLVCLAILFGLYLRTAKNRVLISAGMALALVVVVPFLPQSYMQRMNTIEDHKSDQSASTRIGVWKWTLGYVKDHPMGGGFEVYLSSKVAYDTVSSQTTGSNVTITRTPVVETGRAFHSSYFEMLGEQGIPGFALWLLLQLSGVVQMEMIRRRWKNRKEPDEAWAAPLAVALQLAQVVYMIGSLFVGIAFQPFILMLIGLQCGLWSYLKRIDRPAERVRRGRQPMQVAKAVAG is encoded by the coding sequence ATGCTTAACCTCGCGCTGACCGGCTTTTTCGCGGCGATGATGCTGCTCGGCTTCAAGCGGCCGTTCCTCTGGGTGCTGTGCTACCTCTACGTCGACATCGTCGCGCCGCAGATCATCTCGTGGGGTTTCCTGACGCGCCTGCCGATCTCGCTGATCGCCTTTTCGGCGGCGTTCCTCGGCTGGCTGGTGTTCGATGACAAGCGCGATTCGCGTTTCAGCTGGCGGCAGGGCCTGATCGGGGTGCTGCTTCTCTATTGCGCCATGACCACGTTCACGGCCGACTATCCCGAGGAAGCGCTGACCAAGTGGTCGTGGGTGTGGAAGGCACTGGTCTTCGCGCTGTTCCTGCCGCTGACCTTGCGCACGCGCCTGCGAATCGAGGCGGTGGCGCTGGCGATGGTGCTTTCGGCGAGCGCGCTGATCATCGACGGCGGGCTCAAGACGGCGATGGGCGGCGGCGGCTACGGCAGCCTCATCATCTTCGTGGAGAACAACACCGGGCTCTACGAAGGCTCGATCATCTCCTGCGTCGCCATCGCGCTGATTCCGGTGGCGGTGTGGCTGGCGCGATATGGCACGATCTTTCCGCCCGACTGGAAGGTCTGGCTGTTCACCGGCGCGCTGATCTTCGCCTGCTCGCTGATCCCGATCGGCACGCAGGCGCGCACCGGCCTCGTCTGCCTGGCGATCCTGTTCGGACTCTATCTGCGCACGGCGAAGAATCGGGTGCTGATCTCGGCGGGCATGGCTTTGGCGCTGGTGGTAGTCGTGCCGTTTCTGCCGCAATCCTACATGCAGCGCATGAACACGATCGAGGACCACAAGTCCGACCAGTCCGCCAGCACCCGAATCGGCGTGTGGAAGTGGACGCTGGGCTATGTGAAGGACCATCCGATGGGCGGCGGCTTCGAGGTCTACCTGTCCAGCAAGGTCGCCTACGACACCGTCTCCAGCCAGACCACCGGCAGCAACGTGACGATCACCCGCACCCCCGTCGTCGAGACCGGCCGCGCGTTCCACTCCAGCTACTTCGAGATGCTGGGCGAGCAGGGCATCCCCGGCTTCGCGCTGTGGCTGCTGCTGCAGCTTTCGGGCGTGGTGCAGATGGAGATGATCCGCCGTCGCTGGAAGAATCGCAAGGAGCCTGACGAAGCCTGGGCCGCACCGCTCGCGGTGGCGCTGCAACTGGCGCAGGTCGTCTACATGATCGGCTCGCTGTTCGTCGGCATCGCCTTCCAGCCGTTCATCCTGATGCTGATCGGGCTGCAGTGCGGGCTGTGGAGCTACCTCAAGCGCATCGACCGCCCGGCGGAACGCGTGCGCCGTGGCCGTCAGCCGATGCAGGTAGCGAAGGCCGTGGCGGGTTAA
- a CDS encoding TIGR04063 family PEP-CTERM/XrtA system glycosyltransferase, translating to MTRILHVLDHSLPIHSGYTFRTRAILKAQQALGLDVRGVTGPRYNEGDEVVEEHEGLLFHRVGSKVSGPPVVREWREIALFAAGIEKVVQQWRPDVIHAHSPVLCGQAALKVARKYGIPLVYEIRAFWEDAAVGNGTGSEGSLKYRLTHALETHVVRKADAVVTICEGLRADLATRGIPEDKITVMPNGVDLALFGTPLPRDEAFAAQLGFDGPVIGFIGSFYDYEGLDVLIDAMPALVARQPRAKLLMVGGGPREEALRAQAAASPAAGAIHFVGRVPHHEVDRYYALCDVMAYPRKKSRLTDLVTPLKPLEAMAQGKLVAASDVGGHRELVTDGLTGVLFTPDDASACAESLARLLNARDEWESYRIAGRKHVETRHDWAENARRYPLVYQMLAAKTDQAGLGAAA from the coding sequence ATGACCCGCATTCTTCACGTGCTCGACCATTCGCTGCCGATCCACAGCGGCTATACTTTCCGCACGCGCGCGATCCTGAAAGCGCAGCAGGCGCTGGGCCTCGACGTGCGCGGCGTGACCGGCCCGCGCTATAACGAGGGCGACGAGGTGGTCGAGGAACACGAGGGACTCCTGTTCCACCGCGTCGGCAGTAAGGTTTCAGGCCCTCCGGTCGTGCGCGAGTGGCGTGAGATCGCCCTGTTCGCGGCGGGAATCGAGAAGGTGGTGCAGCAGTGGCGTCCCGACGTCATCCACGCCCATTCGCCGGTCCTGTGCGGACAGGCCGCGCTCAAGGTCGCCCGCAAGTACGGCATTCCCCTCGTCTACGAGATTCGCGCTTTCTGGGAGGACGCCGCCGTCGGCAACGGCACCGGCAGCGAGGGTTCGCTCAAATACCGCCTCACCCATGCGCTCGAAACGCATGTGGTGCGCAAGGCCGACGCGGTGGTGACGATCTGCGAGGGGCTGCGCGCCGACCTCGCCACGCGCGGGATTCCCGAGGACAAGATCACCGTCATGCCCAATGGCGTCGACCTTGCCCTGTTCGGCACGCCGCTGCCGCGTGACGAGGCGTTTGCCGCGCAGCTCGGCTTCGACGGCCCCGTGATCGGTTTCATCGGCAGCTTCTATGACTACGAAGGACTCGACGTCCTGATCGACGCGATGCCCGCTCTCGTTGCCCGCCAGCCGCGCGCCAAGCTGCTGATGGTCGGCGGCGGCCCGCGCGAGGAGGCCCTGCGCGCACAGGCGGCAGCCTCGCCCGCAGCCGGGGCCATCCACTTCGTCGGCCGCGTTCCGCACCACGAGGTGGACCGCTACTACGCGCTGTGCGACGTCATGGCCTACCCGCGCAAGAAGAGCCGCCTGACCGACCTCGTCACGCCGCTGAAACCCCTCGAGGCGATGGCACAGGGCAAGCTCGTCGCTGCCAGCGACGTGGGCGGCCACCGCGAGCTTGTCACCGACGGCTTGACCGGAGTGCTGTTCACCCCCGACGATGCATCCGCCTGCGCCGAGTCGCTGGCACGGCTGCTCAATGCCCGTGACGAGTGGGAATCCTACCGGATTGCGGGCCGCAAGCACGTGGAAACCCGGCACGATTGGGCCGAGAATGCCCGTCGTTATCCTCTCGTTTACCAAATGCTGGCAGCAAAGACCGATCAAGCAGGGCTGGGAGCCGCCGCGTGA